ttttaattttttgtagagacaggatctatgttgcccaggcttgtctctaactcctgggctcaagtgatcctgccaccttggcctcctgtagtgctgtgattacaggcatgagccaccgtgcccagccaaggaaCTCAGCTTTCAAGTGGATCCTAAATCCACAGAGATGGAAGGAACAAGGGCTGAAGAGAAGGCCCTCAGGAAACACAATTTCAACAAATACTCAGGATCCTAGACCCCACCAGGCACCATTCTCTCCACCCACCAAATCCGGGAAACCCTGGAAGTGTCCCTGGAAGGTGTGAGGAGAGGCCCCAGCCAAGCAAAGGCAGAGTTCTAGGGAGAGACATTAACCCCCCGCCCCATGTTCCCATCCCCCAGCTGAGGCCCACAGCAGAGAAGCTTCCCTGGACTCTCATGGCCTACCACACCAGCAGGTGAGACAGCCAGACAGAATGACCAGGAAATGGTCAAATGAGGCCCCAGCAGGAACACCTTCCCACAGCCAAGGTCCATATGCAGGACAGAGGCCTCAAACTGCATGCTGCCACATGGTAGaagagccccagccctggggacaCAGCTCAGCCTCTCCTCTGTGCCAAGGAGGGAGGGTGACCATGGAGGGGCCTCATCCCTGACACTTACCGTGACCTCATACTTGACCTTGCTGCCCACATCCCGCTCAGACTGCATGGCTCTCTCGCCCCTCACCACACCAGAGAAGAAGAGTTGCTGGGGAATGGCCATTCTGGCGTGGAGAGGTCAGAACAGGGGTGAGAAGGTCTGGGGCCTGGCTCAATGAAGGCAGGGCCCTGGCCAAGGTTTGGAAATGTCAATGCCCCCTCCCTCCAATGGAGGTGCCCCCTTGGGCCAGGCTCACCCTGCAATGGACAGTGGCAGCTCAATGAAGACACGGGCTCGTGCAGAGACTGGATGCAGCTCCTGCTCACTGATCCTGGTGAGTGGGCAGGGGCAAGTATGGGCATCAGGCACAGGCACCTCCCAAGGGGTCAGATGAGGTCAATATGACTACCCCCACCTCACCCTTCCGGCCCCGCCTGGCTTACGTGGCCAACAGCAGCTCTACCTCCAGTTCCGTGGTCTCAATGCTGATCCCGGAGGTGCTAAGGATGAGGTAGAAGGTGACCTAGGCCAAGGGTGGAAAGAGATTAGAGTCAGGGGTGGTCTACGGGCTTATGGAGAGGCTACTCACGTAGGGATAAGGGCAGATGTGCCAACCTGGGCACCTCTCTTCATGGGGTTCCCCAGCTCACACTCAACATGGGAGGCATTCTCATTGGACAGGCAGAGTGGCTTCTCCTGGAATGGGAGAGAAGGCAAGGTCAGTCTGGGTTACTGGAGCCCCTCAAGACCCCACCCCATCCTGCCCCCAGGTCCTCACCGCAGGGTCCAGGGCCCGGACCCCTGAGTAGTGCAGTGAGTCAGGAAGCATGACCAGGAGCTGGGCTTCATGGGCATCATCCCCATcagcctggggctgggctgggtccGATGGCAGGTTGGTGACCATCAGCTCCAGGCCAATGACTGGCTGCCCACTCAGTGCAAACAGGGCTGTTGTTCCATCCACATCCCTGGAGAGTCAGACCCCACTCCTGCTAAGTTCTGAACACCTCCCCCTACCATTCCCCCGCCCAGTCTGCTCCCCCAGTACCTGCCTTCACTCCCTGAGCCTCTCTTCCCACCCCAGGTCCCCATCACACCCGTCCAAGCCTCAGGCCTCTGTACACACGACTGGGAGTCAGGGGACCTCCGTTCTCATCTCAGCTCCACCATTACTTACCTTGGccaagtaacttaacctctctaggcttcagttctccatctataaaatgagactaATATAATTCCTACCTCACAGAGGTTTGAAGACTAACCAATGAGATGTATGTAGACTGCATATTATTAGTGTACTGTGAAGGATTGCTATTCCTTGCCATGGGAGCCCCCGTGGCCCCATCACTGACCCTCATCTCAGTCTCCAAGTCCATCGGCAGGTCCTCTTCCACCTTCTGCCTTTTCTGCAGGCTCAGCCCTTCCCTCTGACTGGTCCTCCTGAGAGGGCTTTCTCTCAATCCTTGAACTcttgccctcccacccccaccctgctctcTGCCCCCCTCacatgggcagaggttggaattcCGTGTCGCTGACCCGGGTACAGAAGCGGGCGCGGACCAGCTGCAGATTGCTCTGGCAGATCTTGTCTTCACCACAGCCTTGCTTCAGGAAGTGGATCTGGGGAGAGACATGAGATAAGGGGCATTCCTAGGGGGCAAGGCAGGGGGCAAACCTGTCACCATGGCATATGGTGGGTTAGAGTATCACAGGATTAAACAACCTGTCCTCAACTCTCAGATCTGCTGCTTATTAGCCATGTGATCCTGAACTGGGTCCTCTCCTCTGGGTCCTCTCATCATGGTAGTGATGGGAGCACTACCATGCCATGGTAGAGACTAGCAGCAAGTCAAGAGCTGGGCCACACTGCCCCAGCTCACATGCATGTAACTGAGTTCCGGATTTAGAACGGGAAAAGATGTCAAGGGCACCACTTCTGGGCCAGCCATAAAAACCATGCAAGCAAGGGGCCTCATGTTCTCCCTTCCAGCTGAATGGGATGAATGTGACTTCAAGAGCTTGAAGGCCGCATTTGAAGATTACAGAATCCCATCAACCTGAGCCCCCTGAATGACTACATGGAGTAGAGGAGCTCTGTCCCCTTGACTAGGAACATGGTCATTTAGGCACCTAGAGATATGAGGAATTACTGGAGTAGCATACGTGAAAGGGCTCTGTGAGCTGTGAATTGGTGTCACTGGGGAGGGACCATGATCTTTGCCCTCCCAGCTCCTCCCCCTGGGCTAAACCAGAACCCATGCTCACCTCTGCCCGCTGGGTGCTGGGCTGGTGGGCATTGAGGATGGGGGCCACTGGAGGCAGCCCCTGGCCAGGAGCCTGTCGCCGGAGCCGAGGGGTCTGGAGACTGTAGGACAAGGTCACTACAATGGCCCGAAGCTTGTCTTTGACATTTTCCTAGGAAGAGGAAGGTCTATTCCTCACTGGAACAATCCCCAGGCCTCAGCCCTGCTCAGTGCCCCAGCCAGACCTAGGACCAATTCTAAAACTTGGAAAGAATATTAGGGAGATGAATGAGAGAGGTGGAGAACTGagcaaggaggagggagaaagactGGGGTAGGGGACAGGGGAAACCTTTAGGGCTTTGAGGACCAGATGTGATGATAAAAGCTGCCACCTCCTCCATTCAGCTGGAAGAGGGGACATGAAGCCCCttgcacctcctcctcctccagggagtgcagaaatgACAGGAGAGGGCAGCAGATGAGGAGGAAGTGAGCTCAGAAGACAGGTTTCCCACGTGTCTAGGTCTTAGAAGGAGGCACGAGTGTGCTCGGGAAAAAGCAGCTAAGAGGAATCAGGGAAAAGAGATGGAGCCATGAAAATGACCCTCAGAAGCCAAGGGGTCAGTGTCCACCTGGAGCTGGAACATGGCGTCTCCACAGACTCGGTCATGCTGGTGCTTCAGCCACACGGTGCCCGAGGCCTGGTGCTTGGGTTCTTCCAGGTTACGGCTCAGGAACGTCACACGGGGAACCTGGCCCCGGAGCCTCCGGTCTGTGTCCGCATCTAACACATAGTCCAGGGCTGTGGCATGTTGGGAAAGGAGGAGCTGCTGAGCTGCAGAGCTGCTCCAGCTCACCCCATTCCAAGGGTGCTCTTCTACCACCTCGAAGTGACCCCCCTCCCTGGGAAACCCAAAAGGGCGAGCCACAGAGGGGGGACCGCACTCACCCACAGTAGGGCTATAGCTGCTGGGGACTGCAATGTAGCTGAAACAGACCCTTAGGTCCACACTGCGGGGGCAAAGGTGGCTCCTGAGCCAAACGAGGCTGATGGGCCAAggcccctacccccaccccatctGTCACATCCTGTCACAGCCCCAGCCCCAAACTGGGGAGATAAAGGATCaaagggagggcaggggaagCTGCCAGGGTCCAGGTGCCACCCGATCCCACCTCACCAGACCGAGTGGCCGCCAGCACAGTTGGGCTGCTCCAGGTCGATGCTTCGTGGAGCAATAGAGACCTCATGGGAGACATGGAGGATGGGTCTGGCCCTGGGATTGGGGAGTCAAGAGCACAAGAAACATGAGAACATGAGGCTGGGAAACACTCTTCAGCATTAGATTTGGCACTGAGGTCGGGGTCAGAGTCACAGGGAGGGGCTGACGGCCTCAGGGAGGGAAAAGGTTGAGAGGGGCTCACCTGAAGAGCACTGCGGTGTCAGCCAGGGAGCCCACCAGCAGGTCAGGGTATTGGTTCCCATCCATATCCAAGCTGCCTGACAGGGAGTAGCCGAAGCTCTTGATGCCCACAGCCTCGCCCTCCAGCACCTAGAGAACCAGCTGTCAGCCTCCCTCAATCCCACCTCCCGCAGGCCTCTGCCTCCCCTGATGCCTCTGCTGATTCCACCCACACCCATTCCCTCATCCCAGCGACTCCCCTCACCTGTGAAGGTTTGGCGACAACCCCCAGGCTGCTCCCATGGTAGATGAAGACTTTCCCATCACCATCAAAGGGGGCACCCACTGCAATATCTGCAGGGCACAGGGAAAAGGCAGTCACGCTGGCTGGGGGCCTTGCAGACAAGATCCAGGCCTCAACTCCCCCCAGTCACTCAggtatgttttctattttattgagagGCTACAAAATCCCAGGCACTCTACATACATCATCTTTAATCCTCTTGGCCACTCCCTGCAGATATTACTAACGCAAAAAGGTTAGGAACTTGCCAAGGTCAGAAAGCTGGTAAATGGTACAGCTCAGACATAAGCTCAGGGACCCTCTCTCCCTGAGTCCTCAGAAGACCACACCCTGACCTCTGAGGGGCTTCCCCATCCCTCCTGTGGCCCCTCCCTCCCTGAGCCTTTCCAGTTCCCCGTCACACCTGGAAAGCCATCTTGGTTGAGGTCCCCCAGGACAGCCAGGCTGATCCCGAACATGGAGTCAGGGGAGCCGCAGAGCCGGAGAGGGGAGATCCCAGCCCAGTGACCCCCCTGGTTCAAGTACACATACACAGCACCCCCCAGCTCTTCTTGGCGCTCAAAGAAGTAGGGGGCACCCACTATCAGGTCTGGCCAGCTATGGAGAGAGGGAAACATTCAGTGTGGGTCCTCCCTGGCCAGAGGAGCCAGCAGGAGGCTAAGTGGCCTCAGCCAGACTGGGGCTACTAGACCCAGCCTCCCTCAGGTGGCACGGCCCTCTACCCACTCACCCATCACTGTTGAGGTCAGCCACAGCCAGTGAGTAGCCAAAGCCGGAGGTCAGGCGCTCCCCAGACAGCATAACCTCGGGCACCAGGCGACTGGCGCTGTCCTTGCGCAGGATGACCACAGCACCCTTGTGGTTGGCGCGGGGGGCTCCAGCCACAAAGCTCAGCTCTTCTGCACGCACCAGACCTTTCCCCGAGTCAATAGAGAAGCCTGGGGGAAGGGTGACTTACCCCTAAGTCTTCACCCCAAGACTCAGAAGCTGGGGTGTGTCAcagctcccccagcccctgccccctccctacAGGTTAAGAGCCAAGTCACAGCTCCCCTGcaccctgccccctcccctaGGTTAAGAGCCAAAAGATAGGTCCCCCCAAGTCATCAGCACCACAGCTGGATAGCTCTTCCTCCCCACAGGGCCTGGCAGCCTCCCACACCCACCAGGCCCAGAGACAAGCTTGGCACAAAAAGTGCAGTGAGGTCAGCCTCAGGgactgggcaagagagagaaaggtgaTGGCTGAGAAGGCCAGGAGCCCAGGTaggaggctgagcacagtggcctCACCCTGCCCACACCCAGGGAGCTAGAAGAGCTAGAGGTCCCTCTCAGGCCCGAATCCCACCCAGTGCACCTCTTTCCCCCAACTCCCTCATCCTGGCAGGGAGGGGAAGTCTTCACATGGATGAGGGGGAGACAAGGGGGAGTGAGAGAGCGCCTGCTTCACCCAAACATCTCCCAGGCCTGGTTTCCTCCTCCTCTGCAGAGGAATGCAGATGAGACAACGAGAGGGACTTACCAACAACATTAGCCCTTTCTTCAATATGTGCCCACCATCCATCCCCTCAGGGAAAGTCCCCCTAGAAGACAGGACTGTCCTTCCCAAAATATCCTCAGCCCTGGCCCTCTCATTCCACCTGAATCTTCCTCCATGGAGACCCCTGGCTCACAGCCCCAGAGGCCACCACCCTGGGGGCCTCCTCCTCTTAGGCCTGATCATTGGACCCAGCTCTTCTCTGCAATTTGGGCCCAATGTATGTCTCCctgggtgtgtgttgggggaggaggAGATTATAAGGCACCAAAGGTCGAGTTccctggggaaggaggggaggctGGGCCATGCCCCTAGAGTCCAGGAGGTGGGAGCTTACAAACCTAAGTAGCTATTGAGGGCCAAGTCTCCGGCTGGTCCTGGGAGCCGGTCAGCAGGGTCCAAAGTTTTATACACCAGCTGGTCGGGGTCTGAGCTATCAATGTTGGTCACAAAAAGCAACcctgtggggggtggggtgaGACACCAGGGAGGGGACATCCAGAGTAGGGGCCACAGAGTAGGGAGACAGAGCCACAGAAAGGCCAGAAAATGGTGGAAGAAGAAGaggtggagagagaaaaagagaccagAGAGATCACagccagagacagaaagacagagagagacaaggtgagagacagaaacagagacagaagGATGGGAGCATGGAGAGAGAGGACAAGAGAGAGGAGCAGAGGGTTAGAGCAGTTCTGGGCCGGGGAGAGGTCCCTACCAAAGTAGCTGTTGGCAGGGACCGGGATGAGGCGGGGGTCCTGCTCCTTCTCTCCCCCCGCCTCGTAGGGACCGTCGTCCAGGTGTGCCAGGTCCGCTGAGCCCTGTGCACAGAGCTCCACCCTGGCCGTGCCTGCAAGGACAGACCTGTTAGTGCCCAGGGCAGGGCGCAAGGAACACCCCTCAGGCCGGACACTGAGTTAGACAGGCACACGGGGAAGCCCTGCCTCTTCTTTCTAGCCCTCTCCCCACCCTGTCCCCAACCCAGGCTTCCTGGGGTCCCCCAGATGTGGCATCACACTCACCGAGTGTCAGCTCAGCCAGCAGCAGCGTGCGGAGACGGGAATGGCAGTGATGAGGTGTGGGCTAGTGTGTTGGAGCATGCAGGCCCCAGCTGCAGGCCCAGCGTGCACTTGGGGCCCATGCCAGCATGTTGAGGAACACTTGGCCGTGCGAGGGAAAGGAGGCACCCCCCATTCATGTGTGCACTAGCTCAATGGGGTGGAAGGCATGGCAGTGCCCTGGGGCCATACAGCAGTGCACATGTGGTCATGCTTGGCCATGTGCCATCCCCAACCCTGTCTCTGAGGTAAGAGGAGGTTTTGgtccccttctccccttcccgaGGAGTGACTCACCCTTCCAATTATAGGTTCCTGGGGCCCCAAAGAGGAGGTAGTGGCTATCAGGGGAGAAGGCGGCAGCTGTGCCCTGCTGGCAGAACCCAAATTGTTCATGGCCTTGGGGGCGTCCCTCACAGAACTTCCATTCCCCACCATCCAACTCATCCCGGATGGCCAGGTCCTGGCTGAGCACAAAGCAGCGACCAATCATATCCCGCGTCTCCAGGATCTGGTCCACTCGCTGCCTTGCCTCATATCGGTGTGCACAGGTctgggggaggaagggatgggGATCATTTCACTCTGTGGGCCAGGGACCTGCTTGAGGCATGCTGCCCATATGCAGAGATTTGGCAGATACTGATACATGTGTGctcacatgcacatgcacatgcacacatacacacacacccctatgcCGGCACCACTCAAGCACCATTACCCTGCCAGTGTTACACAGGTCCATGCATAACCCAGCAACCTGTCTGCACCCACTTCCTTGCCCTCAAATGGAGATCTCCTTGTTCCACATTCTGCCTGGAGCCAAAAGACACAATTAAGCCACCACATAGGATGTGTGTCTCCCTGATCATGTCACAGTCCTCCAAAATGCCAAGCTTGGCCCTGTCCCTGGACCTTTGTAAGTGTCACCATCTCATCTGCAAAGAACTTCCTGTCCGCTTCACTCTCcaagtattactttttttttttttttgaagcaaggtctcactctgtcacccaggctggagtgcagtggcacaatcatggctcactgcagcctcgacctccagggctcaagtgatcctcccacctcagcctcctgtgtagctgggactacaggcatgcaccaccatgactggctaatttgtttttattttttataaagatgaggtcccactatgttgcacaggctaggTATTACCTATTATTAAAGCCTGGCTCAAATCATCCCCTCTGCAGAAGTCTTCTCTCTACTCCTCCTTTGGACTTTTATAGACTGGAGACTAGACCACTCACTTAACATGAACCAGATTCTGCCCCACAGTGATCTGTATTGGTAATTGTGTATCTATGCGTGTTACtgaaagatagagagagagagagaaacagagagctctggttttttcgtttgtttgtttggttggttttgagaCGGAactttgctcttgtctcccaggctagggtacaatggtgcgatctcagctcactgcaacctcctccacccaggttcaagtgattctcctacctcagcctcccgagtacctgggattacaggcgcctgccaccacacctagctaatttttttttttttttgagacggagtctcgctctgtcacccaggctggagcgcagtggcgcgatctcagctcactgcaagctccgcctctccggttcacgccattctcctgcctcagcctctctgagtagctgggactacaggcgcccgccaccacgcccggctaattttttgtgtttttagtagagacggggtttcaccatggtctcgatctccttacctcgtgatccacccacctcggcctcccaaagtgctgggattacaagcgtgagccaccgcacccggccacgcccggctaatttttttgtatttttaggagagacagggtttcgccatgttggtccggctggtctcgaactcctgacctcaggtgatccacctgcctcggcctccgaaagtgctgggattacaggcatgagccttccCCTGTAGTAACTAGCACAATGCCTGATGCTTAAAAGGTTCTCAGTAAGAGTTtgacaaatggatggatgaatgaatggacagacatttttacatttataaggACAAGGACCATGTCTCACACCTTTTTATATCTCCCTGATGTACTTGGAATCATACCATATTCCTAACTTGTGTTCTCTAAGCACACCTATGCGTATGCACAcaccataaacacacacacacacacaccccatccgTGCATTCAGTCATGAGAAGCAATACTCACAACAATCTTGCCCCCAGGCCCCTGGCTCCGAACACTGACTCCCAACCACTGGTTCTCCTTGCTTTCCTTTTGCATATCAGCTAGAGGCAGGACACTGGGAAttaggggagggaagaggagccCAAGTCCTCTCCTCCCCGCTCACACGCTTCCCCCACTCTGTTCATGCAGGGCCACACCTCCCTGGTCGATGTCCACTCTGTAGCAGTCAGTCTCCTCCAGGCTCAACGGGCAAGCGAAGAGGCCTCCAGTGCGATTCGCCTGCTGCCCAGGAAGAGCCAGGGCCTGGGGAGCACCCACCAGCAGCCTGCAagatggggcaggggcagggacagggacaggagTTAGAGGTCAGAATGACCCAATCTCATTAGAGCTGCCCAGGCCCAACCCCTCAGTACTAAAGAGAGTGTTCAAGGACTAAAGAGAAGGGGCAAATGTCAGTTTTCTCAAACCCTGGCAAGGACAAATTAATATGCTTGGTCATGCAGTCATCACGTTGCATGTACATACTATCTGGATAAGGGATCAACATACAcagtagatacacacacacacacacacacacacatacacgccaACCCAAGCAGCCAGGCCAACAGTGCTGGTTTGAAAGAACTGCCTGTTCCCAGCACCTGTTCCTGAGTAGGCCTTCCCTATCCCCTCCTTGGCCCCATCCCCAAGCTCTGCCCTGCTCCCCAACCCAGTCCAGTTGAAACCCAGCCAGAAATGCCAAGAATGCTGGGAGCAAAAGTAACAGGGCCCCAGACTGGCATCAGAGTGTGGCTCAGGGACCAGCTTCAGAGGCCAGGCAAGAGGCTAGATACGGACCCACTGCCCCCTCATCAGGGACCCAgcaaagaccccacctcccagAAGCTGTGCCAGCCCAGGATTCCATCAGTCACTCTGGCTGGCATGGAGGTAGGGACAAGTTTCTCCTTCTGCCTCCAATGCTACCCCATTCTCTTCCCGACATCCTGAATCCCCTTCCCCATCCTTCCTTCTCCCCATGTCCAtgatttctccttcccttccacccccacccagtcttctctcctgcctccccctcaGCCTCTTTCCCAGCTACAACTTTCTTGGCAGGACAATTTTCCATGATCACAGCCAAGCCGTCTTCCCCAGGGGAGCACAGTGCTGGGAATGGAGGCTGCCTGGGTCCCCTGGGGCTGAACCCCCAAGCCAGAGTGAAGGCGGGGGTGAGGTAAGATGACTGACACCCAGCTGGCTCCATGGGTCCTCTCTTTGCAGAAGGAGAGACTCAGAAGTGGCAGTGGGACAAACCTCAACGCCTCTCTCCCACACTCTTCTCCTCCATCTCCCTTCCTGGGGGGCAAGGCCCAAAACCATGTTAGGCAGTATTACAGACAGGCATCTGTGGGGCACTGTGCCAGCTCTGatggggtggagggggagggcagAGAGCCATTCTTCCTTCCCACAACTCCTCCTCATCTCTTAGCAGCTGCCATCCCTTGTCAGAGCCAGTGTCAAGACAGAGAAGGGGTATAGGGAGTAGTAGAGAAGAGAAGACACATTTGGCATTCAACTACTTATTGAGAGTCTATTGTATGCCAAGCCCTGTGTCAGGCGCTGGTGAGACAAGGAAATcatatttattcagcacctactaTGACGTCAGATCCGAGGCTAGACACCAGGGATATAAGAAACTAACATTCATCACTGTCCACATATGTGCCAAGCACCAGGATAGGCAAGTCACAtgcattatgtcatttaatcatCAGAACAATCCTATGAGATAAGgattcttttcttgtctttcagatgagaaaactcacTCAAAGACATTAAGCAGTGATGCTGGAATTCAAATCCACATGGGCCTAACTCCAACACTTTGTCACTCCACCCAGTGACTGACCTGTCTCTAGAACACTGAGACCACcccagaaagggaag
This sequence is a window from Homo sapiens chromosome 12, GRCh38.p14 Primary Assembly. Protein-coding genes within it:
- the ITGA7 gene encoding integrin alpha-7 isoform X8; this encodes MSPPWCLTPPPTGLLFVTNIDSSDPDQLVYKTLDPADRLPGPAGDLALNSYLGFSIDSGKGLVRAEELSFVAGAPRANHKGAVVILRKDSASRLVPEVMLSGERLTSGFGYSLAVADLNSDGWPDLIVGAPYFFERQEELGGAVYVYLNQGGHWAGISPLRLCGSPDSMFGISLAVLGDLNQDGFPDIAVGAPFDGDGKVFIYHGSSLGVVAKPSQVLEGEAVGIKSFGYSLSGSLDMDGNQYPDLLVGSLADTAVLFRARPILHVSHEVSIAPRSIDLEQPNCAGGHSVCVDLRVCFSYIAVPSSYSPTVALDYVLDADTDRRLRGQVPRVTFLSRNLEEPKHQASGTVWLKHQHDRVCGDAMFQLQENVKDKLRAIVVTLSYSLQTPRLRRQAPGQGLPPVAPILNAHQPSTQRAEIHFLKQGCGEDKICQSNLQLVRARFCTRVSDTEFQPLPMDVDGTTALFALSGQPVIGLELMVTNLPSDPAQPQADGDDAHEAQLLVMLPDSLHYSGVRALDPAEKPLCLSNENASHVECELGNPMKRGAQVTFYLILSTSGISIETTELEVELLLATISEQELHPVSARARVFIELPLSIAGMAIPQQLFFSGVVRGERAMQSERDVGSKVKYEVTVSNQGQSLRTLGSAFLNIMWPHEIANGKWLLYPMQVELEGGQGPGQKGLCSPRPNILHLDVDSRDRRRRELEPPEQQEPGERQEPSMSWWPVSSAEKKKNITLDCARGTANCVVFSCPLYSFDRAAVLHVWGRLWNSTFLEEYSAVKSLEVIVRANITVKSSIKNLMLRDASTVIPVMVYLDPMAVVAEGVPWWVILLAVLAGLLVLALLVLLLWKMGFFKRAKHPEATVPQYHAVKIPREDRQQFKEEKTGTILRNNWGSPRREGPDAHPILAADGHPELGPDGHPGPGTA
- the ITGA7 gene encoding integrin alpha-7 isoform 9 precursor (isoform 9 precursor is encoded by transcript variant 9), translating into MAGARSRDPWGASGICYLFGSLLVELLFSRAVAFNLDVMGALRKEGEPGSLFGFSVALHRQLQPRPQSWLLVGAPQALALPGQQANRTGGLFACPLSLEETDCYRVDIDQGADMQKESKENQWLGVSVRSQGPGGKIVTCAHRYEARQRVDQILETRDMIGRCFVLSQDLAIRDELDGGEWKFCEGRPQGHEQFGFCQQGTAAAFSPDSHYLLFGAPGTYNWKGTARVELCAQGSADLAHLDDGPYEAGGEKEQDPRLIPVPANSYFGFSIDSGKGLVRAEELSFVAGAPRANHKGAVVILRKDSASRLVPEVMLSGERLTSGFGYSLAVADLNSDGWPDLIVGAPYFFERQEELGGAVLAVLGDLNQDGFPDIAVGAPFDGDGKVFIYHGSSLGVVAKPSQVLEGEAVGIKSFGYSLSGSLDMDGNQYPDLLVGSLADTAVLFRARPILHVSHEVSIAPRSIDLEQPNCAGGHSVCVDLRVCFSYIAVPSSYSPTVALDYVLDADTDRRLRGQVPRVTFLSRNLEEPKHQASGTVWLKHQHDRVCGDAMFQLQENVKDKLRAIVVTLSYSLQTPRLRRQAPGQGLPPVAPILNAHQPSTQRAEIHFLKQGCGEDKICQSNLQLVRARFCTRVSDTEFQPLPMDVDGTTALFALSGQPVIGLELMVTNLPSDPAQPQADGDDAHEAQLLVMLPDSLHYSGVRALDPAEKPLCLSNENASHVECELGNPMKRGAQVTFYLILSTSGISIETTELEVELLLATISEQELHPVSARARVFIELPLSIAGMAIPQQLFFSGVVRGERAMQSERDVGSKVKYEVTVSNQGQSLRTLGSAFLNIMWPHEIANGKWLLYPMQVELEGGQGPGQKGLCSPRPNILHLDVDSRDRRRRELEPPEQQEPGERQEPSMSWWPVSSAEKKKNITLDCARGTANCVVFSCPLYSFDRAAVLHVWGRLWNSTFLEEYSAVKSLEVIVRANITVKSSIKNLMLRDASTVIPVMVYLDPMAVVAEGVPWWVILLAVLAGLLVLALLVLLLWKMGFFKRAKHPEATVPQYHAVKIPREDRQQFKEEKTGTILRNNWGSPRREGPDAHPILAADGHPELGPDGHPGPGTA
- the ITGA7 gene encoding integrin alpha-7 isoform 10 precursor (isoform 10 precursor is encoded by transcript variant 10), whose amino-acid sequence is MAGARSRDPWGASGICYLFGSLLVELLFSRAVAFNLDVMGALRKEGEPGSLFGFSVALHRQLQPRPQSWLLVGAPQALALPGQQANRTGGLFACPLSLEETDCYRVDIDQGADMQKESKENQWLGVSVRSQGPGGKIVTCAHRYEARQRVDQILETRDMIGRCFVLSQDLAIRDELDGGEWKFCEGRPQGHEQFGFCQQGTAAAFSPDSHYLLFGAPGTYNWKGLLFVTNIDSSDPDQLVYKTLDPADRLPGPAGDLALNSYLGFSIDSGKGLVRAEELSFVAGAPRANHKGAVVILRKDSASRLVPEVMLSGERLTSGFGYSLAVADLNSDGWPDLIVGAPYFFERQEELGGAVLAVLGDLNQDGFPDIAVGAPFDGDGKVFIYHGSSLGVVAKPSQVLEGEAVGIKSFGYSLSGSLDMDGNQYPDLLVGSLADTAVLFRARPILHVSHEVSIAPRSIDLEQPNCAGGHSVCVDLRVCFSYIAVPSSYSPTVALDYVLDADTDRRLRGQVPRVTFLSRNLEEPKHQASGTVWLKHQHDRVCGDAMFQLQENVKDKLRAIVVTLSYSLQTPRLRRQAPGQGLPPVAPILNAHQPSTQRAEIHFLKQGCGEDKICQSNLQLVRARFCTRVSDTEFQPLPMDVDGTTALFALSGQPVIGLELMVTNLPSDPAQPQADGDDAHEAQLLVMLPDSLHYSGVRALDPAEKPLCLSNENASHVECELGNPMKRGAQVTFYLILSTSGISIETTELEVELLLATISEQELHPVSARARVFIELPLSIAGMAIPQQLFFSGVVRGERAMQSERDVGSKVKYEVTVSNQGQSLRTLGSAFLNIMWPHEIANGKWLLYPMQVELEGGQGPGQKGLCSPRPNILHLDVDSRDRRRRELEPPEQQEPGERQEPSMSWWPVSSAEKKKNITLDCARGTANCVVFSCPLYSFDRAAVLHVWGRLWNSTFLEEYSAVKSLEVIVRANITVKSSIKNLMLRDASTVIPVMVYLDPMAVVAEGVPWWVILLAVLAGLLVLALLVLLLWKMGFFKRAKHPEATVPQYHAVKIPREDRQQFKEEKTGTILRNNWGSPRREGPDAHPILAADGHPELGPDGHPGPGTA